In Mytilus edulis chromosome 6, xbMytEdul2.2, whole genome shotgun sequence, the following proteins share a genomic window:
- the LOC139528867 gene encoding uncharacterized protein, giving the protein MAHRHDAKLDNLFFNTAWEVVSEAVGRLGGHSMKHECNQLKSKTLDRKTNEVINELKQSLESHKAKLKSTVKRMKTSYRIVVHEKAKVKQKLQSVQEQMAAEQDEVIPRHIREQIKEQIKDWQKKDDMFVATRASDYVIKCLENHNCVTLTAPPGVGKSFIARHTALLLRRTGYKIIPVYLPIDIRNYYQPAKQTVFIVDDICGNFTANQQQIENWKQLLPLLNTIIADKCCKIIVSCRLQVYKDDKFNMLPPFKSCECNLISDELRLISEEKIQIANMYMGTSCEGLNEAAKQCEFFPLLCYLYHDKGDVDATEFFKNPFDVYKNELDNLCRHGDEGNYKVCSLALCVLLNNQNIAKWFRGKVTSEQRKIIEDTCEACKLNKNTPKAVLKEALDTLDGTFIHKKNGIYRTLHDKLFDFLAHYFGQKMIECLIDHGESDLVRERFIWHKSPDDKDNVDFIIEIPDEYIESYLERLIKDWSFGRVTCVFDNTNVAVSSFRKQLVRYLLQLDKSQQEALASTKDTAIPKGINGSGNTPLILSCYLGFTDMVQWLLHNDVDVDQCRDDGVYGMYMACPEGETTIVNMLLENNPNLDLCDNEGVTALYWACYEGHTAIVKMIIEKNYQVNICNNNGRSPLYRACVNGYTDIVRLLLETDAYIDLCDKFHCSPLYMASQSGHTDIVKLLLEKDANVNLCDKSGNSALIQACRNEHTEIVRLLLKKNPNVDLCNNDGSTPLIRSCIKNNMSIVQLLINHKPNINAQTYDGGNALYFSALNGNRGITQLLLENNADCNICIHSKQCIADTLTNHPRITLEKEKQAFLYSLDKSTSSYLKDYVSKMSVDYAFDVVAGSTPLHIACFMGRTDIVLCLLDHSANINMEKEDGATPLFYACEVGHHDIVRILLDKGANLEMCRLDNKSPLNIATDNGHDSVVEMIANYQLE; this is encoded by the exons gCCGTCGGCAGATTAGGTGGACATTCAATGAAGCACGAATGTAATCAATTAAAGAGTAAAACACTTGATCGTAAAACAAATGAGGTTATTAACGAGTTGAAACAGTCATTAGAGAGTCACAAGGCCAAGCTGAAAAGCACTGTGAAGAGGATGAAAACGTCTTATAGGATTGTAGTTCACGAGAAAGCAAAAG tgAAACAAAAACTACAGTCCGTTCAAGAACAAATGGCAGCTGAGCAAGATGAAGTGATTCCAAGACATATTAGAG agcAGATAAAAGAACAAATTAAAGACTGGCAAAAGAAAGATGATATGTTTGTGGCCACGAGAGCGAGTGATTACGTCATAAAATGTTTAGAAAATCACAATTGTGTGACATTAACAGCACCACCAGGAGTTGGTAAATCATTTATCGCAAGACATACAGCTCTGCTTTTACGGAGGACAGGGTACAAAATAATTCCTGTGTATTTACCAATAGACATCAGAAATTATTATCAACCTGCTAAACAAACAGTCTTCATTGTTGATGATATTTGTGGAAATTTCACTGCAAACCAACAACAAATTGAGAATTGGAAACAATTATTACCTCTGTTAAACACGATAATAGCAGACAAATGTTGTAAGATTATTGTATCTTGTAGGTTACAAGTCTATAAGGATGATAAATTCAATATGTTACCCCCTTTTAAATCATGTGAATGTAACTTAATATCAGATGAGCTACGGCTCATATCTGAAGAGAAAATACAAATTGCAAACATGTATATGGGTACAAGTTGCGAGGGTCTAAACGAAGCAGCAAAGCAGTGTGAATTCTTTCCACTTTTATGTTATCTTTATCATGACAAAGGAGATGTTGATGCGACAGAATTCTTCAAAAATCCATTTGATGTCTACAAAAATGAGTTGGACAATCTTTGTAGGCATGGCGATGAAGGAAACTATAAAGTTTGCAGTCTTGCATTATGTGTTctattaaataatcaaaatattgcaaaatggTTTCGAGGTAAGGTTACAAGTGAACAACGAAAGATTATAGAAGACACATGTGAGGCCTGCAAATTGAACAAAAATACACCAAAAGCAGTACTTAAAGAAGCACTTGATACTCTAGATGGTACATTTATACATAAAAAGAACGGTATTTATAGGACTTTACACGATAAACTGTTTGACTTCCTTGCTCATTACTTTGGTCAGAAAATGATTGAATGTTTGATAGATCATGGTGAAAGTGATTTAGTACGCGAACGTTTCATATGGCACAAATCACCAGATGACAAGGATAACGTAGACTTTATCATTGAAATACCAGATGAATATATAGAATCTTACTTAGAAAGGTTGATAAAGGACTGGTCGTTTGGAAGGGTGACATGTGTTTTTGATAACACTAATGTGGCGGTATCATCATTTAGAAAGCAGTTAGTACGGTACTTACTACAACTAGACAAATCACAACAGGAAGCTTTGGCCAGTACCAAGGATACGGCGATACCAAAGGGGATCAATGGATCAGGTAATACTCCACTGATATTGTCTTGTTATCTTGGTTTCACTGATATGGTTCAATGGTTGTTACATAATGATGTGGATGTGGATCAGTGTAGGGATGATGGAGTATACGGAATGTACATGGCCTGTCCGGAAGGGGAAACTACTATTGTTAACATGTTATTGGAGAATAATCCTAATCTTGATCTTTGTGACAATGAGGGGGTCACTGCACTTTACTGGGCATGTTATGAAGGCCATACTGCTATTGTAAAGATGATTATAGAGAAGAATTATCAAGTTAATATATGTAACAATAATGGGCGTAGTCCTCTGTACCGGGCATGTGTGAATGGATATACTGATATTGTTAGGTTGCTGCTAGAGACGGATGCTTATATTGACCTATGTGACAAATTTCACTGTAGTCCTTTATACATGGCAAGCCAGAGTGGACACACTGACATTGTGAAGCTGCTGTTAGAGAAGGATGCTAATGTTAATCTATGTGACAAAAGTGGCAATAGTGCTCTGATACAGGCATGTCGTAATGAACATACTGAAATAGTAAGGTTGCTGTTAAAGAAGAATCCAAATGTGGATCTGTGTAACAATGATGGCAGTACACCCCTGATCAGGTCATGTATTAAAAACAACATGAGTATAGTACAGTTGTTAATAAATCATAAACCAAACATTAATGCTCAGACATATGATGGTGGGAATGCTTTATATTTCAGTGCATTGAACGGAAACAGAGGAATAACACAGTTGTTATTAGAGAACAATGCTGACTGTAATATCTGTATCCATAGTAAACAGTGTATAGCAGATACACTGACTAACCATCCAAGGATAAcattagaaaaagaaaaacaagcatTCTTGTATAGCTTGGATAAGAGCACATCTTCTTATCTAAAAGATTATGTCAGTAAGATGTCAGTAGATTATGCCTTTGATGTAGTAGCTGGTTCTACCCCGTTGCACATAGCCTGTTTTATGGGTAGGACAGATATTGTTCTTTGTCTTCTAGACCACAGTGCTAACATCAACATGGAAAAAGAAGATGGTGCCACGCCATTGTTTTATGCATGTGAAGTAGGACATCATGACATCGTACGTATATTGTTAGATAAAGGAGCAAATTTAGAAATGTGTCGACTTGACAACAAATCTCCTCTAAACATAGCAACAGATAATGGACATGACAGTGTGGTAGAAATGATAGCAAATTACCAATTAGAATAA